DNA from Rubripirellula lacrimiformis:
TTCCGTAGTACCAACTACTTAGAACCGGATGCCCGCGATCAACCGTCGGATTCAACATCAACGGAACCAGACTCTTTCCATCCAGCTTGGGTGCTGCTGGCAGGCCACAAAGATCGACCAGTGTCGGATACAGATCAAGCAAACTGACCACCTGGTCGCAGGCGCCGTCCGAAGCAGAAACGCCGGGGGCTTTGATGAATAATGGAACTCGGGTGGATTCTTCCCACAGAGCTTGTTTCCGCCAGTGATTCTTTTCGCCAAGGTGTTGACCGTGATCCGACCACAGGACGACAACGGTATTGTCGGCGTACTTGCTGTCGGCCAAGGCATCCAGAACTTTGCCGGCCTGAGCGTCCACAAAAGACACGCAAGCCAGATAACCGTAAACCATTTCACGCCAATAGCTGTCGCTTAGATGGACGACGGCGTAGTGATCGCCGGTTCGGATTCGGCCGTGAGCAATCGCTTTTCCCATCATCGGGATGTCAGCCATCTCGTCCGCAGGGACCTCTGGGATCTTGATCTGGTCCAGATCGTAAAGGTCAAAGTACTCCTTCGGTGCCGTGTACGGGACATGCGGTCGCACGAATCCGACGGCCAAAAAGAACGGCTTGTCGTGATCTTGGTTCAGCTGATCAACGGCCCAGTCCGCGATGTTCTCGTCAAACATTTTTCCGCCGGGGATGTCCTCGCGCTGAAGCGAACCGTAGCACAGCGAGTTTCCGTCGGCGAACTTTTTTCCGTATCGATCGATGATCTGACTGCCGTCTCTGGGGAACGGGTAAAACATTTTTCCACCGTACCCCTCCCCACGTGCCAATAACTTCTTCGGCACCTTATAGCCTGGGGCGGTCGTGTCCCAGAAGTCTGGCGTGCGCTCTTTATAGTCCGACACGCCCTGATGAAAGACCTTCCCTGCGGCCAACGTTTTGTAGCCGCTATCGCGAAAATGCTGCGGCAACATTTTGTGGTCGCCCATCACCTGATCGTACGTCTTCCGCATGGTGCTCGTCGAACTGTACCAACCCGATGTACTCGGATGCAGACCGCTCAGTACCGAGTTGCGCGACGCCGTGCACACCGCTTGCGAACAATGGGCATTTCGAAACAGCATCCCCTGCCGAAACAGCTTGTCCATATTGGGGGTCTTCGCCTGGGCGTTGCCCCCCATGCCAGATTCCCAATCGTTCAAATCGTCGATCGAGATAAACAGCACATTTGGCTTTGCAGCAGTCTGATTCCCGGTCGTTTCCTCTTGTGCCATGGCAACATGAAACGCAGACGACGCCAGAATCAGGATGCTTGATACGACTACACGCAAGGTCATGGCGAATCCAACGTAGGAATTGAAAAGGGGCCGTGATCTGACGCCCTAAAATGATGATCGAGAACGATGCCGCTAGACGGTGATGGGGAACGGCCCCGATGCCATCGGGCCTAGACCCCACCGCCCTAGGCTGGAAATATCAGTTCACAGGAATCTCGCTAGTGTAGTCGACCGGTTAGAATCGGATCGTTGCAAGATTCGTTCGCGTTTGGTTGCCCGAAATCGGCAGGTTCCATGCCGGCCCGGGGCGAACGCCCTTCCAAAGGACTCCATCATCAATGATGATCGCTCGCCATTCCCGCATCTGCGGCCTGTTTTTCATTGTCGCAGCCGTTGCGTGTTCAGCTGGCTTGGCGGCACCACCGACCGGCCAAGATCGTCCGAACGTCGTGGTCATTTTGGCGGATGACTTGGGGTATGGCGATCTGCAGTGTTACAACCCACAGTCGCGAATCCCGACGCCCAATCTGAATCGATTGGCAGCACAGGGGATGCGATTTAGCGACGCCCACAGCCCGTGTACCGTCTGCACGCCAACGCGATACAGTTTGATGACTGGCCAGATGGCGTTTCGTGTCCCCAATGGCGGGCGAGTGTTTTCAGGCGCAGGCGGCCCATCCCTGATCACTGCCGATCGACTGACGCTTCCTGAAATGTTGCAGCAGGTCGGCTATGCCACTGCATGCTTTGGCAAATGGCACATCGGTTTGACATTTTACGATGAAGACGGGAGTCCGATTCACAAAGGAGACCTCGATTCGGTTCGCCGGATCGATTACACCCGAGCGATTGATGGCGGCCCCCTCGACTGTGGGTTCGACCAATTCTTTGGAACCGCATGTTGCCCAACCACGGACTGGTTGTACGCGTACATCGACGGAAATCGAATTCCTCAACCGCCTACGAAACAGCTAGACAAATCAACCTTACCGCAGCATCCCTATTCCAACGACAACCGCCGTGGCATGGTGGCACCGGACTTCGACCTAGAGAACGTCGACATGGTGTTCCTAGAAAAGAGTCAGCAGTTTCTAAAGGATCATGTCGCGAAGTCGCCCGACCAGCCTTTCTTTCTGCTGCATTCCACTCAGGCGGCGCACCTTCCATCCTTCCCCGGCGAATCATTCAAAGGGAAAACGGACTCCGGTCCTCACGGCGATTTCATCTTCGAGCTTGACCATGTCGTTGGGGAGCTGATGAAGACGTTAGAATCACTGAACATTGCCGACAACACGCTGGTGATTTTCACCAGCGACAATGGCCCGGAAGTGCCCACCATTTTCCACATGCGTCACGACCATGGGCATGACGGTGCCCGCCCTTGGCGGGGAGTCAAGCGAGACAACTGGGAAGGCGGCCATCGGGTCCCCTTCATCGCTCGCTGGCCCGGACAAATCCAGGCCAACACGGTTTCCGAGGAAGTGACATCGCTGACCGACGTGATGGCCACCGTGGCCGAAGTTGTCGATGTTGATTTGCCAGACGATGCGGCCGAAGACAGCCTCAGTCTGCTGCCCACCATGCTGGGTGCTGACCGCGACCAACCGCTTCACGACTACATCCTTCAACAGGGATTCGGCGGACGCAAGTATTTGGCCATCCGCCGTGGCCCGTGGAAATATCTGGCTCACAAAGGATCGGGCGGAAACAACTACGAGACGCACGCGATGTTGAAGGAGTACTTTTTGCCTGATACGGCTCCGGATGCACCTGGGCAGTTGTACAACCTGGACACCGATCCCGGCGAAACACAGAACTTGGCTGACAAGCATCCAAAGATCGCAGCAGAAATGAATGCGCTTCTGCAGAAGTCCATCGCTGATGGACGAAGCGTCCCGAAGCCGCTGAAGAGAGCGTCCAAATGAGCCGCGGAGCGGCGGCAGATAGATGCCGTGGGGCTTGCCCCACGGTTTGCGATGACGGACGCAATCTTGATGTTTTCGGCCGCACCGAGAACATCTTTGCGGGATGCCAAATCCGGTGGCCAGCGGCCACCGGTACGACGCTTTCGCCTCTCCGAGACTACCGTAAGCTGAAAACTCACTGAAGCTGGTACTACCAGCGGTCGCCTGGGTCGAACTTGCGATCCGTTCGTTGAGGTCCGACGAGTGCGGATTCGGATGTGCTTACAAAGACCATCCTGCACGAGGCTCGCGACGGATCAGGGGGTCGGCTTCGGGGCAACCGGTGCACTTCATATTGGCAGCGTCCCAGTGGATTTTTTGGCCGACTCGATAGGCGACGTTCCCTAGGTGATTCGCCTCGGTCAACGGTCCGGCGTAGGAGAACGGGCTGCCGGTCTGGCCTTCGCCAAGGCAGGCGGATACCCATTCCTGGTGATGCCCTGGGGAATCTGGGACGAATGGTTCGGGACGTTGGAAATCGACGAATTGATCCTCTGGCAGCAGCAGGTGTTTGTTGTAGTCCGACAACAGCATGCCTTTGTCGCCAACGAACAGAACCCCGCTGTCCCATTGAGGAATTTCACCTTGCGTCCACACATCGGGCTTGTACGATCCCTGATACCAAGCCAATTCCACCGGTGGCTTTCCACCGCGTGCGCCGTATTGGTAGACCGATTTCATGGACGCTGGTGCGATCTCGGGATGCGGTGGAATCCCAAACGACTCGACCGTCTGCGGTGCATCCAGTTCCAATGCCCAATAGGGCAGATCGTTCCAGTGGCTGCCCAGGTCCGACATGGTCCCGTTGGCAAAATCCCACCATCGGTACCAATTGGGCCCGGGGAAATAGACGCGGTGGAAAGGACGCTCCGGCGCCGGTCCCAACCACAGGTCCCAATTCATGTGTTCCGGTGGCGTCATCACGTCGGTCGGGCGTGCATCGACAAACAAACGGTCTTTGTTCGCCTCGGCTTCCGCCTCGCTTTGCAATCCCCACGCACGTGATACCCACACGTGGGCTTCCCGCACGTCACCGATCGCTCCCGATTGAATCAGTTCAACCACGCGGTGATAGTTGTCGGTGGCATGGATCTGGGTTCCCATCTGAGTCACGACACCAGCTTCCTTGGCCGCTTCGGTGATTCGCCGGGTTTCGTAAACATTGTACGCGAGCGGCTTTTCGCAATAGACATGTTTGCCAAGTTGCAGGGCTGGCATCGTGGCGTATGCGTGCGTGTGCTCGGTCGTGCTGACCACGACCGCATCGACTTGATCGCCGATCGCGTCGTACATTTTGCGGAAATCTTGGAACACGAGGGCCCCCGCATGCGCTTGGGCAGCGCCTTCGGCAAACCGAGTGTCGACATCACAAACCGCAAACACATCGACCAGACCTGTGGCGGTGATCGACCGAAGGTTCGATCCACCTCGGCCGCCCACACCGATGAACGCAACTTTCATGCGGTCATTGGCGGCCGCGCGGGCGATTTGTGGCGACACGAACGAAGCCGCAGCAAGGCAACCGGTGCCCGCCACGAACCGACGACGACTGATCTTCGCGGCGGACTGTGAGGACGGTGGGAAAGGCATTATCGAATTCCAAAAAGGCGGGAAGGGATCGGAGGGATTGCCATTGTAAACGCAAACCGACACCGATTGCATCTCGTCGATGCATCCGGAAACTACAGCGGCAAAGCGATTACGATCGTGGCTCGTCGAATGGAACCCGGATCTCGAACCGTGCGCCGCCCAGCGGACTTTCGCTGACCGTCACCTCGCCCT
Protein-coding regions in this window:
- a CDS encoding sulfatase → MTLRVVVSSILILASSAFHVAMAQEETTGNQTAAKPNVLFISIDDLNDWESGMGGNAQAKTPNMDKLFRQGMLFRNAHCSQAVCTASRNSVLSGLHPSTSGWYSSTSTMRKTYDQVMGDHKMLPQHFRDSGYKTLAAGKVFHQGVSDYKERTPDFWDTTAPGYKVPKKLLARGEGYGGKMFYPFPRDGSQIIDRYGKKFADGNSLCYGSLQREDIPGGKMFDENIADWAVDQLNQDHDKPFFLAVGFVRPHVPYTAPKEYFDLYDLDQIKIPEVPADEMADIPMMGKAIAHGRIRTGDHYAVVHLSDSYWREMVYGYLACVSFVDAQAGKVLDALADSKYADNTVVVLWSDHGQHLGEKNHWRKQALWEESTRVPLFIKAPGVSASDGACDQVVSLLDLYPTLVDLCGLPAAPKLDGKSLVPLMLNPTVDRGHPVLSSWYYGNYAVRSDDWRYIRYRDDTEELYDHRTDPGEHTNLAADPKYASVVEDHKKWIPKSGALPAGTDHWKGDSLDKRIQEWEDNDSLPDWLR
- a CDS encoding sulfatase family protein translates to MMIARHSRICGLFFIVAAVACSAGLAAPPTGQDRPNVVVILADDLGYGDLQCYNPQSRIPTPNLNRLAAQGMRFSDAHSPCTVCTPTRYSLMTGQMAFRVPNGGRVFSGAGGPSLITADRLTLPEMLQQVGYATACFGKWHIGLTFYDEDGSPIHKGDLDSVRRIDYTRAIDGGPLDCGFDQFFGTACCPTTDWLYAYIDGNRIPQPPTKQLDKSTLPQHPYSNDNRRGMVAPDFDLENVDMVFLEKSQQFLKDHVAKSPDQPFFLLHSTQAAHLPSFPGESFKGKTDSGPHGDFIFELDHVVGELMKTLESLNIADNTLVIFTSDNGPEVPTIFHMRHDHGHDGARPWRGVKRDNWEGGHRVPFIARWPGQIQANTVSEEVTSLTDVMATVAEVVDVDLPDDAAEDSLSLLPTMLGADRDQPLHDYILQQGFGGRKYLAIRRGPWKYLAHKGSGGNNYETHAMLKEYFLPDTAPDAPGQLYNLDTDPGETQNLADKHPKIAAEMNALLQKSIADGRSVPKPLKRASK
- a CDS encoding Gfo/Idh/MocA family protein encodes the protein MPFPPSSQSAAKISRRRFVAGTGCLAAASFVSPQIARAAANDRMKVAFIGVGGRGGSNLRSITATGLVDVFAVCDVDTRFAEGAAQAHAGALVFQDFRKMYDAIGDQVDAVVVSTTEHTHAYATMPALQLGKHVYCEKPLAYNVYETRRITEAAKEAGVVTQMGTQIHATDNYHRVVELIQSGAIGDVREAHVWVSRAWGLQSEAEAEANKDRLFVDARPTDVMTPPEHMNWDLWLGPAPERPFHRVYFPGPNWYRWWDFANGTMSDLGSHWNDLPYWALELDAPQTVESFGIPPHPEIAPASMKSVYQYGARGGKPPVELAWYQGSYKPDVWTQGEIPQWDSGVLFVGDKGMLLSDYNKHLLLPEDQFVDFQRPEPFVPDSPGHHQEWVSACLGEGQTGSPFSYAGPLTEANHLGNVAYRVGQKIHWDAANMKCTGCPEADPLIRREPRAGWSL